The Carassius auratus strain Wakin chromosome 27, ASM336829v1, whole genome shotgun sequence genome includes a region encoding these proteins:
- the LOC113045495 gene encoding polypyrimidine tract-binding protein 2-like isoform X2, whose protein sequence is MLLCSCDRYHTVKNVFPAMDGIASDIAVGVKRSSDELLSGSLYNSPNSSVTANGSDSKKLRVEDSMDSPPSRVIHIRKLPNEVSETEVIALGLPFGKVTNILMLKGKNQAFLELGTEEAAVTMVTYYTAVTPQVRNVPVFIQYSNHKELKTDSALNQRAQAVLQAVSAVQEGGSPSSAAGESVLTPAPSPVLRIIIDNMFYPVTLDVLQQIFSKFGTVMKIITFTKNNQFQALLQFSDPVNAQQAKLSLDGQNIYNSCCTLRIDFSKLVNLNVKYNNDKSRDYTRPDLPSGDGQPPVDPSVAATLSKDSTSLLGAISPLSAAAAAAAAAGRVALSGHSGPGGVLLVSNLNEEMVTPQSLFTLFGVYGDVQRVKILYNKKDSALIQMSDGNQAQLAMSHLNGQKMYGKIIRVTLSKHQTVQLPREGLDDQGLTKDFTSSPLHRFKKPGSKNFQNIFPPSATLHLSNIPENVTEEDLRLLFSNSGGTVKAFKFFQDRKMALLQTSTVEEAIQALIDLHNYDMGRGHRLRVSFSKSTI, encoded by the exons CTAATGGAAGTGACAGTAAGAAACTGAGGGTGGAGGACAGCATGGACAGCCCACCATCCAGAGTCATTCATATCCGGAAACTCCCCAATGAGGTTTCCGAGACTGAGGTCATCGCCCTGGGTTTGCCATTTGGAAAGGTCACTAATATCCTGATGCTTAAAGGCAAAAATCAG GCATTTTTGGAGCTAGGAACAGAGGAAGCAGCTGTTACCATGGTGACGTACTACACAGCTGTTACACCTCAAGTGCGTAATGTCCCAGTGTTCATTCAGTACTCCAACCACAAAGAGCTCAAGACTGACAGTGCACTCAACCAG CGAGCTCAGGCCGTGCTACAGGCGGTGTCCGCAGTCCAGGAGGGTGGCTCACCAAGCTCAGCGGCCGGCGAGAGTGTGTTAACGCCTGCCCCTAGCCCAGTACTGCGAATAATCATCGACAACATGTTCTACCCAGTCACCCTGGACGTCCTCCAACAG ATCTTCTCCAAGTTTGGGACCGTCATGAAGATAATCACATTTACCAAAAATAATCAGTTCCAGGCTCTTCTGCAGTTCAGTGACCCAGTAAATGCCCAGCAGGCCAAACTG TCCTTGGATGGCCAGAACATATACAACTCCTGCTGCACTTTGCGCATCGACTTCTCCAAGCTGGTCAACCTGAatgtaaaatacaacaacgaCAAAAGTCGGGATTACACCCGGCCTGATCTGCCCTCAGGAGATGGTCAGCCGCCCGTGGACCCGTCTGTGGCAGCCACTCTCAGCAAAGATTCCACCTCCCTGCTCG GGGCCATCAGTCCTCTgagtgcagcagcagcagcggcggCAGCAGCAGGGAGGGTGGCGTTGTCTGGACATTCGGGACCTGGTGGAGTGCTCCTGGTCAGCAACCTCAACGAAGAG ATGGTTACGCCCCAAAGTCTGTTTACCCTCTTCG GTGTCTACGGTGACGTGCAGCGCGTGAAGATCCTTTACAATAAGAAGGACAGTGCTCTAATACAGATGTCTGATGGAAACCAAGCTCAGTTAG CCATGAGCCATCTAAACGGGCAGAAGATGTATGGCAAGATCATTCGTGTGACCCTCTCCAAGCACCAGACAGTACAGCTGCCCAGGGAGGGTTTAGATGATCAGGGCCTGACCAAGGACTTCACCAGTTCTCCTCTGCATCGCTTCAAGAAGCCTGGGTCCAAAAACTTCCAGAACATCTTCCCCCCTTCAGCTACTCTCCATCTTTCTAACATACC TGAGAATGTGACAGAGGAGGATTTACGACTGCTCTTCTCAAACTCCGGCGGTACAGTGAAAGCGTTCAAGTTTTTCCA aGATCGCAAAATGGCTCTGCTGCAGACGTCCACGGTGGAGGAGGCGATTCAGGCACTCATTGACCTCCACAACTACGACATGGGCCGTGGCCACCGCCTGAGAGTCTCTTTCTCAAAGTCCACCATCTGA
- the LOC113045495 gene encoding polypyrimidine tract-binding protein 2-like isoform X1 produces the protein MLLCSCDRYHTVKNVFPAMDGIASDIAVGVKRSSDELLSGSLYNSPNSSVTANGSDSKKLRVEDSMDSPPSRVIHIRKLPNEVSETEVIALGLPFGKVTNILMLKGKNQAFLELGTEEAAVTMVTYYTAVTPQVRNVPVFIQYSNHKELKTDSALNQRAQAVLQAVSAVQEGGSPSSAAGESVLTPAPSPVLRIIIDNMFYPVTLDVLQQIFSKFGTVMKIITFTKNNQFQALLQFSDPVNAQQAKLSLDGQNIYNSCCTLRIDFSKLVNLNVKYNNDKSRDYTRPDLPSGDGQPPVDPSVAATLSKDSTSLLGTPSGMVTSYSSGGGFPSSLGAISPLSAAAAAAAAAGRVALSGHSGPGGVLLVSNLNEEMVTPQSLFTLFGVYGDVQRVKILYNKKDSALIQMSDGNQAQLAMSHLNGQKMYGKIIRVTLSKHQTVQLPREGLDDQGLTKDFTSSPLHRFKKPGSKNFQNIFPPSATLHLSNIPENVTEEDLRLLFSNSGGTVKAFKFFQDRKMALLQTSTVEEAIQALIDLHNYDMGRGHRLRVSFSKSTI, from the exons CTAATGGAAGTGACAGTAAGAAACTGAGGGTGGAGGACAGCATGGACAGCCCACCATCCAGAGTCATTCATATCCGGAAACTCCCCAATGAGGTTTCCGAGACTGAGGTCATCGCCCTGGGTTTGCCATTTGGAAAGGTCACTAATATCCTGATGCTTAAAGGCAAAAATCAG GCATTTTTGGAGCTAGGAACAGAGGAAGCAGCTGTTACCATGGTGACGTACTACACAGCTGTTACACCTCAAGTGCGTAATGTCCCAGTGTTCATTCAGTACTCCAACCACAAAGAGCTCAAGACTGACAGTGCACTCAACCAG CGAGCTCAGGCCGTGCTACAGGCGGTGTCCGCAGTCCAGGAGGGTGGCTCACCAAGCTCAGCGGCCGGCGAGAGTGTGTTAACGCCTGCCCCTAGCCCAGTACTGCGAATAATCATCGACAACATGTTCTACCCAGTCACCCTGGACGTCCTCCAACAG ATCTTCTCCAAGTTTGGGACCGTCATGAAGATAATCACATTTACCAAAAATAATCAGTTCCAGGCTCTTCTGCAGTTCAGTGACCCAGTAAATGCCCAGCAGGCCAAACTG TCCTTGGATGGCCAGAACATATACAACTCCTGCTGCACTTTGCGCATCGACTTCTCCAAGCTGGTCAACCTGAatgtaaaatacaacaacgaCAAAAGTCGGGATTACACCCGGCCTGATCTGCCCTCAGGAGATGGTCAGCCGCCCGTGGACCCGTCTGTGGCAGCCACTCTCAGCAAAGATTCCACCTCCCTGCTCG GTACTCCCTCTGGAATGGTAACTTCCTACTCTAGTGGTGGAGGGTTTCCATCTTCTCTAG GGGCCATCAGTCCTCTgagtgcagcagcagcagcggcggCAGCAGCAGGGAGGGTGGCGTTGTCTGGACATTCGGGACCTGGTGGAGTGCTCCTGGTCAGCAACCTCAACGAAGAG ATGGTTACGCCCCAAAGTCTGTTTACCCTCTTCG GTGTCTACGGTGACGTGCAGCGCGTGAAGATCCTTTACAATAAGAAGGACAGTGCTCTAATACAGATGTCTGATGGAAACCAAGCTCAGTTAG CCATGAGCCATCTAAACGGGCAGAAGATGTATGGCAAGATCATTCGTGTGACCCTCTCCAAGCACCAGACAGTACAGCTGCCCAGGGAGGGTTTAGATGATCAGGGCCTGACCAAGGACTTCACCAGTTCTCCTCTGCATCGCTTCAAGAAGCCTGGGTCCAAAAACTTCCAGAACATCTTCCCCCCTTCAGCTACTCTCCATCTTTCTAACATACC TGAGAATGTGACAGAGGAGGATTTACGACTGCTCTTCTCAAACTCCGGCGGTACAGTGAAAGCGTTCAAGTTTTTCCA aGATCGCAAAATGGCTCTGCTGCAGACGTCCACGGTGGAGGAGGCGATTCAGGCACTCATTGACCTCCACAACTACGACATGGGCCGTGGCCACCGCCTGAGAGTCTCTTTCTCAAAGTCCACCATCTGA